The following proteins come from a genomic window of Bradyrhizobium paxllaeri:
- a CDS encoding amino acid ABC transporter permease, whose protein sequence is MFGNLDFDVIRRSLPYLFLDGMSFTLMLTGLSALGGLIFGTLIALMRLSSYKLLGRIAGLYVDFMRSLPLVLVIFWFYFLVPYIGQWLTGASRPIRVGAFTSSLVTFIMFEAAYFSEIMRAGIQSISKGQPAAASALGLTYSQSMRYIVLPQAFRNMLPVLLTQTIVLFQDTSLVYVLSIPDFLGAASKVAQRDGRLVEMYLFAALVYFVISCLASYGVRRLQARIAIVR, encoded by the coding sequence ATGTTCGGCAATCTCGATTTCGACGTCATCCGCCGCTCGCTGCCCTACCTGTTCCTCGACGGCATGAGCTTTACGCTGATGCTGACCGGATTGTCGGCGCTGGGCGGCCTGATCTTCGGCACGCTGATCGCCCTGATGCGACTGTCCAGCTACAAGCTGCTCGGCCGCATCGCCGGGCTTTATGTCGACTTCATGCGCTCGCTGCCGCTGGTGCTTGTCATCTTCTGGTTCTATTTCCTGGTGCCCTATATCGGCCAGTGGCTGACGGGTGCGTCGCGTCCGATTCGCGTCGGCGCGTTCACCTCGTCGCTCGTCACCTTCATCATGTTCGAGGCGGCGTATTTCTCCGAGATCATGCGCGCCGGCATCCAGTCTATCTCAAAGGGGCAGCCAGCGGCGGCAAGCGCGCTCGGCCTGACCTATAGCCAGTCCATGCGCTACATCGTGCTGCCGCAGGCGTTCCGGAACATGCTGCCGGTGCTGCTGACGCAAACCATCGTGCTGTTCCAGGACACCTCGCTGGTCTACGTGCTGTCGATCCCGGATTTTCTCGGTGCCGCCAGCAAGGTGGCGCAGCGCGACGGCCGGCTGGTCGAGATGTACCTGTTCGCGGCGCTGGTCTATTTCGTGATTTCCTGTCTCGCGTCCTATGGCGTCCGGCGCCTGCAGGCACGCATTGCTATTGTCCGGTGA
- a CDS encoding amino acid ABC transporter permease: MNYNWNWHIFFEPNPTGAGTYLDLLVSGLWLTIKTALLAWVIALIFGTIIGILRSLPSKTVSWIGFAYVEFFRNMPLLVQLFLWFFVLPELLPRTAGLWLKQLPNAPFWTAAIGVGLFMSARVAVQLAAGIASLPRGQKQAATALGLTTTQGYRYVLLPMAFRIIMPPLTSEFLNTVKNTSVAITIGLIELTGQARAMQEFSFQVFEAFTAATIMYLAINIIVVTGMRFLERSLAIPGYITGK; this comes from the coding sequence GTGAACTACAATTGGAACTGGCACATCTTCTTCGAGCCGAACCCGACCGGGGCGGGCACCTATCTCGACTTGCTGGTGTCGGGGCTGTGGCTGACCATCAAGACGGCGCTGCTGGCCTGGGTCATCGCGCTGATCTTCGGCACGATCATCGGCATCCTGCGTTCGCTGCCGTCGAAGACCGTGTCCTGGATCGGCTTCGCTTACGTCGAATTCTTCCGCAACATGCCGCTGCTGGTGCAGCTATTCCTCTGGTTCTTCGTGCTGCCGGAACTGTTGCCGCGCACCGCGGGGCTGTGGCTGAAGCAGCTTCCCAATGCGCCGTTCTGGACGGCGGCGATCGGGGTGGGGCTGTTCATGTCGGCGCGCGTCGCCGTGCAGCTTGCGGCCGGCATCGCTTCGCTGCCGCGCGGGCAGAAGCAGGCCGCGACTGCGCTCGGGCTGACGACGACGCAGGGCTACCGCTACGTGCTGCTGCCGATGGCATTCCGCATCATCATGCCGCCGCTCACCTCCGAATTTCTCAACACCGTCAAGAACACCTCCGTCGCCATCACCATCGGCCTGATCGAACTGACCGGCCAGGCGCGGGCGATGCAGGAATTTTCGTTCCAGGTGTTCGAGGCCTTCACCGCCGCGACCATCATGTATCTCGCGATCAACATCATCGTCGTCACCGGCATGCGCTTTCTCGAACGCAGCCTAGCGATCCCCGGCTACATCACGGGGAAATGA
- a CDS encoding amino acid ABC transporter substrate-binding protein: MAQELTGTLKNIKDTGAITLGFRDSSIPFSYLDDNQKPIGYAMDICYKIVDAVKKELKLDKLEVKLNPVTSSTRIPLLANGTIDLECGSTTNNTERQKQISYTNTHFLTASRYVTKKASKINSIDELKGKSVVSTAGTTNIKQLTEANAARSLNINIIPAKDHAEAFLMVETDRAVAFVMDDILLASLVAGSKGPGDYVISKDAFSKPEPYGIMLRKDDPAFKKVVDAATAALYTGGEGQKIYDKWFTQKIPPKGLNLNTPISAELKNEFAKPSDSPDPDSYK, from the coding sequence ATGGCCCAGGAACTCACCGGGACGCTGAAGAACATCAAGGACACCGGCGCGATCACGCTCGGCTTCCGCGACTCGTCGATTCCGTTCTCCTATCTCGACGACAACCAGAAGCCGATCGGCTACGCCATGGACATCTGTTACAAGATCGTCGATGCCGTGAAGAAGGAGTTGAAGCTCGACAAGCTCGAGGTCAAGCTCAATCCGGTGACGTCGTCGACCCGTATTCCGCTGCTCGCCAACGGCACCATCGATCTCGAATGCGGCTCGACCACCAACAATACCGAGCGTCAGAAGCAGATTTCCTACACCAACACCCACTTCCTGACCGCGAGCCGCTACGTCACCAAGAAGGCGAGCAAGATCAACTCAATCGATGAGCTCAAGGGCAAGTCGGTGGTCTCCACCGCCGGCACTACCAATATCAAGCAGCTCACCGAAGCCAATGCGGCGCGCAGCCTCAACATCAACATCATCCCGGCCAAGGATCATGCCGAGGCGTTCCTGATGGTCGAGACCGACCGCGCGGTGGCCTTCGTGATGGACGACATCCTGCTGGCGAGCCTGGTTGCCGGCTCGAAAGGGCCGGGTGACTACGTGATCTCCAAGGACGCGTTCTCCAAGCCGGAGCCCTACGGAATCATGCTGCGCAAGGACGATCCGGCCTTCAAGAAGGTGGTCGATGCCGCAACCGCGGCGCTCTACACCGGCGGCGAGGGCCAGAAGATCTACGACAAGTGGTTCACGCAGAAGATCCCGCCCAAGGGGCTGAACCTCAACACGCCGATCAGCGCTGAACTGAAGAACGAATTCGCCAAGCCGTCGGACTCGCCGGACCCGGATTCGTACAAGTAA
- a CDS encoding LysR family transcriptional regulator: MVAETGNFTRAAERRNTSQAAFSRRIKSLEAWLGFDLIDRSVYPTQLTPQGERFREHAGELLRQMLDSRLELGGKPLHRNEHIRIALPFAMATARLPHWWQAWSQERRLSCSVVVGNIHDLVTSLVSDNADLMICYHHAQQPIHLDPDRYERVLLGTEFLRPCASEALVAKGGASLPGRASHPVPLLMYSPGVYFARLVDLILENAPITGVRVIESDMSDVLCGMALGGRGVAWLTEGTAAASGRKRLVPIGGDKWALPLSLVAFRDRMNSQRALNLFWSELCRYSAGHAGGGLAKGLAKNVAKTGSRPPAKRPGKLLS; encoded by the coding sequence ATGGTGGCCGAGACCGGCAATTTCACGCGCGCGGCGGAAAGGCGGAATACGTCGCAGGCCGCATTCAGCCGCCGCATCAAGTCGCTGGAGGCCTGGCTCGGCTTCGACCTGATCGACCGCAGCGTCTACCCGACGCAGCTCACGCCGCAAGGCGAGCGCTTCCGCGAGCATGCCGGCGAGCTGCTGCGGCAGATGCTCGACAGCCGTCTCGAGCTTGGCGGCAAGCCGCTTCACCGCAACGAGCATATCCGCATCGCCCTGCCGTTCGCGATGGCGACCGCACGGCTGCCGCATTGGTGGCAGGCCTGGTCGCAGGAGCGGCGGCTGAGCTGCTCGGTGGTCGTGGGCAACATCCACGACCTCGTCACGTCACTTGTCTCTGACAATGCGGACCTGATGATCTGCTACCACCACGCGCAGCAGCCAATCCATCTCGATCCGGACCGCTACGAACGTGTGCTCCTCGGCACAGAGTTCCTGCGCCCCTGTGCCAGCGAAGCGTTGGTGGCAAAGGGCGGCGCGTCGCTGCCGGGGCGGGCGTCGCATCCGGTGCCGCTTTTGATGTATTCGCCCGGCGTCTATTTCGCGCGGCTGGTCGATCTGATCCTGGAGAATGCCCCGATTACCGGCGTCCGGGTCATCGAAAGCGACATGTCGGACGTTCTGTGCGGGATGGCGCTCGGCGGACGCGGCGTGGCTTGGTTAACGGAGGGCACCGCGGCGGCTTCGGGGCGGAAGCGGCTGGTCCCGATCGGCGGCGACAAGTGGGCCTTGCCTTTATCCTTAGTCGCATTCCGCGATCGGATGAATAGCCAGCGGGCGCTAAATCTGTTTTGGTCCGAATTGTGCAGGTATAGTGCCGGGCACGCCGGGGGCGGTCTTGCCAAGGGTCTTGCCAAGAATGTTGCCAAGACAGGTTCGAGACCGCCGGCCAAACGGCCCGGCAAGTTGTTGAGTTAG
- a CDS encoding D-amino acid dehydrogenase: MKICILGAGVIGLTTAWCLAEAGHDVVIVDRHASTAKDASAANGAQLSYAFVAPLASPATLKKLPSLLLSPESPMRIRAGLDPALISWGQRFLLACRPAAVRETIAAQLALAALSRSELARLTQSLTLSFGLRTAGKLVVFRSKAEFDAARRAVVATGEDGGQRVLTPAECLALEPALRLDAGELAGGIFTASEQVGDCAAFCAGLTTRLKRQHNVEWVLGTEVRGPVRSGGRLVAIDTDKGHVQADHFVLCMGAASTAFARACGFHLPIYPLKGYSITLSPAPEARVLRHSVTDMERKLVFAPLARDGRTAIRVAGIADLERDTTIDKERIEVLRRASAELLGIDAADDIEPWCGLRPMTPDSRPIIGWSPLDGLFVNSGHGMLGWTLACGSARLTADMIACKRSGTAAGAFALRRAA; the protein is encoded by the coding sequence ATGAAAATCTGCATACTGGGCGCCGGCGTCATCGGACTGACGACCGCATGGTGCCTTGCCGAGGCCGGACACGACGTCGTCATCGTCGACCGGCATGCTTCCACCGCCAAAGATGCCAGCGCCGCCAATGGCGCCCAGCTCTCTTACGCGTTCGTGGCGCCGCTGGCGTCGCCGGCAACCCTCAAGAAACTGCCGTCGCTGCTGCTGTCGCCGGAATCGCCGATGCGCATCCGCGCCGGCCTCGATCCCGCCTTGATCTCCTGGGGCCAGCGCTTCCTGCTCGCCTGTCGGCCGGCCGCCGTGCGCGAGACGATAGCTGCGCAGCTCGCGCTCGCCGCCTTGAGCCGGAGCGAACTGGCGCGGCTGACACAAAGCCTGACGCTCTCGTTCGGATTGCGAACCGCCGGCAAGCTGGTGGTGTTCAGGAGTAAGGCGGAGTTCGACGCGGCTCGCCGCGCCGTCGTTGCGACCGGCGAAGATGGCGGACAACGGGTCCTGACGCCGGCTGAATGTCTGGCGCTGGAGCCTGCGCTCAGGCTCGACGCCGGCGAACTCGCGGGCGGCATCTTCACGGCCTCCGAGCAGGTCGGGGATTGCGCGGCATTTTGTGCAGGCCTCACGACCCGACTGAAACGGCAACACAACGTCGAATGGGTGCTCGGCACGGAAGTTCGCGGGCCGGTTCGATCCGGCGGCCGGCTGGTGGCCATCGACACGGACAAGGGCCATGTGCAGGCGGATCATTTCGTTTTGTGCATGGGCGCGGCGTCGACTGCTTTTGCAAGGGCGTGCGGATTCCATCTGCCGATCTATCCGCTCAAAGGCTACAGCATCACCCTTTCACCGGCGCCGGAGGCGCGCGTGCTTCGGCACAGCGTCACGGATATGGAGCGCAAGTTGGTATTTGCCCCGCTCGCGCGCGATGGCCGCACCGCCATCAGGGTTGCCGGCATCGCCGATCTCGAACGCGACACCACGATCGATAAAGAACGCATCGAAGTGCTGCGCCGCGCCTCGGCCGAACTGCTTGGAATCGACGCAGCCGACGACATCGAGCCCTGGTGCGGGCTGCGTCCGATGACGCCCGACAGCCGCCCTATCATCGGCTGGTCGCCGCTCGACGGCCTCTTCGTCAATTCAGGCCACGGCATGCTCGGCTGGACGCTGGCATGCGGCAGCGCACGGCTGACGGCTGATATGATCGCGTGCAAGCGCTCGGGCACCGCAGCCGGGGCCTTCGCCCTGCGCCGCGCCGCCTGA
- a CDS encoding tripartite tricarboxylate transporter substrate binding protein, which translates to MLISAAAGAQDYPTKPITLIVPWPAGGSTDISMRAIAESASKVLGQPIAIDNKAGGSGTVGPATMAAGGKPDGYTIAQIPITVFRLPLMQEVSWNPDKDFTYIIHLTGYTFGVTTSAESQFKTWKDVVDYAKQNPGKVTYATPGAGTSLHIGMEQMASMAGIKLTQVPFKGGAETNAAVLGQHTMLQADSTGWRPLVDAGKLRLLMVWTSARSPNYPEVPTLKELGYPMVYDSPFGIAGPKGMDPKIVAKLHDAFKKALDDPAVIATLAKFDMVPNYKNTEDYKKFVVEVTESERKVVEKLGLAKKTN; encoded by the coding sequence ATGCTGATTTCAGCCGCCGCCGGCGCGCAGGACTATCCCACCAAACCGATCACGCTGATCGTCCCGTGGCCGGCGGGCGGATCGACCGACATCTCGATGCGGGCGATCGCCGAAAGCGCATCCAAGGTGCTCGGGCAGCCGATCGCCATCGACAACAAGGCGGGCGGCAGCGGCACCGTCGGCCCTGCCACCATGGCGGCAGGCGGCAAGCCCGACGGCTACACCATCGCACAGATTCCGATCACCGTGTTCCGCCTGCCCTTGATGCAGGAGGTCTCCTGGAATCCGGACAAGGACTTCACCTATATCATCCACCTCACTGGCTACACGTTCGGCGTCACCACCAGCGCCGAGTCGCAATTCAAAACCTGGAAGGATGTCGTCGATTACGCCAAGCAGAATCCCGGCAAGGTGACCTATGCGACGCCGGGCGCCGGCACGTCGCTGCATATCGGCATGGAGCAGATGGCGTCCATGGCCGGCATCAAGCTGACGCAGGTTCCTTTCAAGGGTGGTGCGGAAACCAACGCCGCGGTGCTCGGACAGCACACCATGTTGCAGGCGGATTCGACCGGCTGGCGGCCGCTGGTCGACGCCGGCAAGTTGCGGCTTCTGATGGTGTGGACCTCGGCGCGTTCGCCGAACTACCCTGAGGTGCCGACGCTGAAGGAGCTCGGCTATCCCATGGTCTATGATTCCCCGTTCGGCATCGCCGGACCGAAGGGCATGGACCCGAAGATCGTCGCCAAGCTGCACGACGCCTTCAAGAAGGCTCTCGATGACCCAGCGGTGATCGCCACGCTCGCCAAATTCGACATGGTGCCGAACTACAAGAACACCGAGGACTACAAGAAGTTCGTCGTCGAGGTTACCGAGTCAGAGCGCAAGGTGGTCGAGAAGCTCGGTCTGGCGAAGAAGACCAACTGA
- a CDS encoding tripartite tricarboxylate transporter TctB family protein, protein MSDQSNVKFRLNNSELWGGLIGLALGGFVVWSGLKLKLGTINDPGAGFVLFYTGILMCLFATSIIIAAVTEGGPTFGSRWVNTRWTKPLLVIICLVAFSFALNPLGFLLSSIPLMLLLLRVVDPVRWSLAVPIAVLVPLGMWWILKRLLLIQLPSGTFEIG, encoded by the coding sequence ATGAGCGATCAATCCAACGTCAAATTTCGCCTCAACAATTCCGAACTGTGGGGCGGCCTGATCGGGCTCGCGCTCGGCGGCTTTGTAGTCTGGTCCGGGCTCAAGCTGAAGCTCGGCACCATCAATGATCCTGGCGCAGGGTTCGTGCTGTTCTATACCGGCATCCTGATGTGCCTGTTCGCTACCTCGATCATCATCGCTGCGGTGACCGAGGGCGGGCCGACCTTTGGCTCGCGCTGGGTGAACACGCGCTGGACCAAGCCGCTGCTCGTAATCATCTGCCTCGTTGCGTTTTCCTTCGCACTCAATCCACTCGGCTTTCTCCTGTCCTCGATTCCGTTGATGTTGCTGCTGTTGCGCGTGGTCGATCCCGTCCGCTGGTCGCTGGCCGTTCCCATCGCGGTTCTGGTTCCGCTTGGCATGTGGTGGATCCTCAAACGCCTGCTCCTGATCCAACTGCCTTCCGGCACGTTCGAAATCGGCTGA
- a CDS encoding tripartite tricarboxylate transporter permease: MDTLVNVAHGFGVALQPINLIYCFIGVFIGTLVGVLPGIGPISAMSLLLPITLSGTPESGIIMMAGIYYGSMYGGSTTSILVNIPGEAASVVTCIDGHQMAKKGRAGPALGIAAFGSFFAGTFALIALMLVAPKLASVAIAFGPAEYFSLMVLGLVVLTFLTQGSMAKALLMACIGVVLGVVGLDSITAQPRLTFGRVELIDGIGLVPVVMGLFGIAEVLINTEQVIKRDIINTKITHLFPSREDWKATTGPMSRGTILGFFLGILPGGGAVISSFASYALEKRLSKTPEQFGHGAIEGVAGPEAANNAAAGGAFIPLMTLGIPPNVVMALLLGAFVIHGLQPGPLMITQNPGLFWGIVASMYIGNLMLLVLNLPMIGMWVQLLKLPYNILFPLIILFTIIGVYCSSNNVFDVYVMIAFGVIGYFMRKLGYEPAPLVLAFVLGPMLENNLRKSLILSQGDLMTFVQRPISAACLLFALVLLVAPLLPALRKKREMVALDEGV; this comes from the coding sequence ATGGATACACTCGTCAATGTCGCCCATGGCTTCGGCGTCGCCCTTCAGCCTATCAATCTGATCTACTGCTTCATCGGCGTGTTCATCGGGACGCTGGTCGGCGTGCTGCCCGGCATCGGCCCGATCTCGGCGATGTCGCTGCTATTGCCGATCACGCTGTCGGGAACGCCGGAATCCGGCATCATCATGATGGCCGGCATCTATTACGGCTCGATGTATGGCGGCTCCACCACCTCGATCCTGGTCAACATTCCCGGCGAGGCAGCATCCGTCGTCACCTGCATCGATGGCCATCAGATGGCCAAGAAGGGCCGCGCTGGTCCGGCGCTGGGCATCGCCGCGTTCGGCTCGTTCTTCGCCGGCACCTTCGCGCTGATCGCGCTGATGCTGGTAGCGCCCAAGCTCGCCAGCGTCGCGATCGCGTTCGGACCGGCCGAATATTTCAGCCTGATGGTGCTCGGCCTCGTCGTCCTGACCTTCCTGACGCAGGGCTCGATGGCAAAGGCGCTGCTGATGGCCTGCATCGGCGTCGTGCTCGGCGTGGTCGGACTCGACAGCATCACCGCGCAGCCGCGCCTGACCTTCGGCCGGGTGGAGCTGATCGACGGCATCGGCCTCGTCCCCGTGGTCATGGGCCTGTTCGGCATTGCCGAAGTACTGATCAACACCGAGCAGGTCATCAAGCGCGACATCATCAACACCAAGATCACGCACCTGTTTCCGAGCAGGGAGGATTGGAAAGCTACGACCGGCCCGATGTCGCGCGGTACGATCCTCGGATTTTTCCTCGGCATTTTACCCGGCGGCGGTGCGGTGATCTCCTCGTTCGCGTCCTACGCGCTTGAGAAGCGGCTGTCCAAGACGCCCGAACAGTTCGGCCACGGCGCGATCGAGGGCGTCGCAGGTCCCGAAGCCGCCAACAACGCAGCCGCCGGCGGCGCCTTCATTCCGCTGATGACGCTCGGCATTCCACCGAATGTGGTGATGGCGCTGCTGCTCGGCGCCTTCGTCATTCACGGGCTGCAGCCCGGTCCGCTGATGATCACGCAGAACCCGGGCCTGTTCTGGGGCATCGTCGCCAGCATGTATATCGGCAATCTGATGCTGCTGGTGCTGAACCTGCCGATGATCGGCATGTGGGTGCAGTTGCTGAAATTGCCCTACAACATCCTGTTCCCGCTGATCATCCTGTTCACGATCATCGGCGTCTATTGCTCCAGCAACAACGTGTTCGATGTCTATGTGATGATCGCGTTCGGCGTGATCGGCTATTTCATGCGCAAGCTCGGCTATGAGCCGGCGCCATTGGTGCTGGCCTTCGTGCTGGGGCCGATGCTGGAGAACAATCTGCGCAAATCATTGATCCTGTCGCAGGGCGATCTCATGACTTTCGTGCAGCGGCCGATCTCGGCCGCCTGCCTGTTGTTCGCCTTGGTGCTGCTCGTTGCGCCGCTGCTGCCCGCGCTGCGCAAGAAGCGCGAGATGGTTGCGCTGGATGAAGGGGTGTGA